A single region of the Alteriqipengyuania flavescens genome encodes:
- the mgtE gene encoding magnesium transporter, with translation MAGDPDILDRELADPQGPEGEESRLDEDDRLKPGFVREVEKALDAGDGSAAYDLVEPLHPADIADLFELLEKKERLALASAISDLMTADVIAELNDFVREDMIEALPAAAAAAITEQLDTDDAVQLIEDLDAEDQQAILAELDAEDRLAIETALAYPDESAGRLMQRELVAVPEHYTVGNLIDDLRSPDRNSDDFPTDFWEIFVVDHRHHPVGTCQLSWILTTPRDVAIADVMKREQTLIPVEMDQEEVALRFQKYGLISAAVVNEDGRLVGQLTVDDIVHIIAEEAGEDALLMSGAGEGDINEPLREAFSARVRWLIANLGTAVVASAIIAFFGGAIEQLVALAVLMPIVASIGGNAGTQTMAVTVRAIAMNQLTRSNTWRVLWRELKVAMMNGVVIAVLIGLAVSVIFTPPLGAVIAAAMVVNIVISGMAGVLVPVAFDRMDQDPAVASSVFVTMITDSMGFFAFLGLAVASGLVSL, from the coding sequence ATGGCAGGGGACCCCGACATTCTCGATCGCGAACTCGCTGATCCGCAGGGTCCGGAGGGCGAGGAATCGCGGCTGGACGAGGACGACCGGCTGAAGCCCGGCTTCGTCCGCGAGGTCGAAAAAGCGCTCGACGCGGGCGACGGGAGCGCCGCCTACGACCTCGTCGAACCGCTCCACCCGGCCGACATCGCCGACCTTTTCGAACTGCTGGAGAAGAAAGAGCGGCTCGCGCTCGCCAGCGCGATAAGCGACCTGATGACGGCGGACGTCATCGCCGAGCTCAACGACTTCGTTCGCGAGGACATGATCGAGGCCCTGCCAGCCGCGGCGGCGGCGGCGATCACGGAACAGCTCGACACGGACGATGCCGTCCAGCTGATCGAGGACCTCGACGCAGAGGACCAGCAGGCCATCCTGGCCGAGCTCGACGCGGAAGACCGGCTCGCGATCGAGACCGCGCTTGCCTATCCCGACGAATCCGCCGGCCGCCTGATGCAGCGCGAGCTGGTCGCGGTGCCGGAGCATTACACCGTCGGCAACCTGATCGACGACTTGCGAAGCCCCGATCGCAACAGCGACGATTTCCCGACGGATTTCTGGGAAATCTTCGTCGTCGACCATCGCCACCACCCGGTCGGCACCTGCCAGCTGTCATGGATCCTCACCACGCCGCGCGATGTCGCCATCGCCGACGTGATGAAGCGCGAACAGACGCTGATCCCAGTCGAAATGGATCAGGAAGAAGTCGCGCTGCGCTTCCAGAAATACGGCCTTATCAGCGCCGCCGTGGTCAACGAGGACGGGCGGCTGGTCGGCCAGCTGACGGTCGACGACATTGTCCACATCATTGCCGAAGAAGCGGGCGAGGATGCCCTGCTGATGAGCGGCGCGGGCGAAGGGGACATCAACGAGCCGCTGCGCGAGGCATTCTCCGCCCGCGTCCGCTGGCTGATCGCCAATCTCGGGACCGCTGTGGTGGCAAGCGCGATCATCGCCTTCTTCGGCGGGGCGATCGAACAGCTCGTTGCCCTTGCCGTGCTCATGCCGATTGTCGCCAGCATCGGCGGCAATGCGGGCACGCAGACGATGGCCGTTACGGTGCGCGCCATCGCCATGAACCAGCTGACCCGGTCGAACACATGGCGAGTCCTGTGGCGGGAACTGAAGGTGGCGATGATGAACGGCGTGGTCATCGCCGTGCTGATCGGCCTTGCGGTCTCGGTCATCTTCACGCCGCCGCTCGGTGCGGTCATCGCTGCCGCCATGGTGGTCAATATCGTCATATCCGGCATGGCCGGCGTACTGGTGCCCGTGGCCTTCGACCGCATGGACCAGGATCCGGCGGTGGCGAGCAGCGTGTTCGTGACGATGATCACCGATTCGATGGGATTCTTCGCCTTCCTCGGCCTTGCCGTCGCCAGCGGGCTGGTCTCGCTCTAG
- a CDS encoding DsbA family protein, which translates to MNGKLFIGAAALALGAAVPGASVQGWINTVVETDGGHRMGDPDADVQLIEFVSYTCPHCASFEKASEGILKLGYIHEGRVGVEIKHRIRDKADLVAALTTRCGPPEKFFGNHTAMMIAQDQWFAKGRAASPAQRARWSSGTRAQQYQAMASDLGFYDLMATRGYDATELDACLADTTEADALRDRSARDADAYGITGTPSFVVNGITLEGVHSWPTLNARLYELAYD; encoded by the coding sequence GTGAACGGCAAGCTTTTCATCGGCGCGGCGGCGCTGGCCCTTGGCGCGGCAGTGCCCGGCGCATCCGTGCAGGGCTGGATCAACACCGTGGTCGAAACCGACGGCGGGCACCGCATGGGCGATCCCGATGCCGACGTGCAGCTGATTGAATTCGTCAGCTATACCTGCCCGCACTGCGCCTCTTTCGAAAAAGCGAGCGAGGGCATCCTCAAGCTCGGCTACATCCACGAAGGGCGCGTCGGGGTGGAGATCAAGCACCGGATCCGGGATAAGGCGGACCTCGTCGCCGCACTCACCACCCGTTGCGGCCCGCCGGAAAAATTCTTCGGCAATCACACGGCGATGATGATCGCCCAGGACCAGTGGTTCGCGAAAGGGCGCGCCGCCTCCCCCGCCCAGCGCGCGCGGTGGAGCAGCGGCACCCGGGCGCAGCAATACCAGGCCATGGCCAGCGACCTCGGCTTCTACGACCTGATGGCGACACGCGGCTATGATGCAACCGAGCTCGACGCGTGCCTTGCGGACACGACTGAGGCCGACGCCCTGCGCGACCGCTCGGCGCGCGACGCGGACGCGTACGGGATCACCGGTACGCCCAGTTTCGTCGTCAACGGCATCACGCTGGAGGGCGTGCACAGCTGGCCTACGCTCAACGCGCGGCTCTACGAACTGGCGTACGATTGA
- a CDS encoding peptidylprolyl isomerase has product MADSTLTLTLDTGDGEGKDVVIKLRPDLAPGHVERITELAKEGFYDGVVFHRVIPGFMAQGGDPTGTGMSGSDKPDLKAEFNSEPHVRGTCSMARTQVPDSANSQFFICFDDAHFLDGQYTVWGQVESGMEHVDALPKGEPPANPGKILKATVA; this is encoded by the coding sequence ATGGCCGACAGCACACTGACCCTCACCCTCGACACCGGCGACGGCGAAGGAAAGGACGTTGTCATTAAGCTGCGCCCCGATCTGGCGCCCGGCCATGTCGAGCGGATCACCGAACTTGCCAAGGAAGGCTTTTACGACGGCGTGGTGTTCCACCGCGTGATCCCGGGCTTCATGGCGCAGGGCGGCGATCCGACCGGCACCGGCATGAGCGGCAGCGACAAGCCCGACCTGAAGGCCGAATTCAACAGCGAGCCGCATGTGCGCGGCACCTGCTCGATGGCCCGCACCCAGGTGCCGGACAGCGCCAACAGCCAGTTCTTCATCTGCTTCGACGATGCGCATTTCCTCGACGGGCAGTACACCGTGTGGGGCCAGGTCGAGAGCGGCATGGAACACGTCGACGCCCTGCCGAAGGGCGAACCGCCCGCGAATCCGGGCAAGATCCTGAAGGCCACTGTAGCTTGA
- a CDS encoding amidohydrolase family protein, with the protein MAYKAGVKIMTGTDANDTMVFPGFSLHDELRHLVGSGLSEMDVLRASSTVPAEYLGRSAELGGVSVGKLADLALLRADPLADIGNTTQIEAVFVNGRLYDRAALDGLPADVREWVVQANEMTGD; encoded by the coding sequence ATGGCGTACAAGGCGGGCGTGAAGATCATGACCGGCACCGATGCCAACGATACGATGGTGTTCCCCGGTTTCAGCCTGCATGACGAACTGCGCCACCTGGTCGGCTCCGGCCTCTCGGAGATGGACGTACTGCGTGCGTCCAGTACCGTGCCGGCGGAATATCTCGGCCGCTCGGCAGAGTTGGGCGGAGTGTCGGTGGGCAAGCTGGCCGACCTAGCGCTGCTGCGTGCCGATCCGCTCGCAGACATCGGCAACACCACGCAGATCGAGGCGGTGTTCGTGAACGGCCGGCTCTATGACCGCGCCGCACTCGACGGCTTGCCAGCAGACGTGCGTGAGTGGGTGGTGCAGGCCAACGAAATGACCGGCGACTAG
- a CDS encoding LysR substrate-binding domain-containing protein — MVVRRLPPLRALEAFMRVVRLGSARAAADELALSPSALSRRITNLEEFVGKKLFTRAHQAMKLTDEGRHFYDAVQPKLEELALAIEGQSENLSLLRLHLGVLPLFGSQRLFPRLAELRRMHPRLHIDIDTGAHLEDRVGDTLDAAIILSRGPKSGLHAVRLDENKVHAISNVEVAKSLGDTPDRAILEKQTFLIHNELPESFTAWKEELGMRDLEPAAIDQFDSGQLMLEAAAQGLGIAIMHDDHRRRAADPRLTDLFDFEVDSPYSYWFVCKPMALEQRPVRLFHDWLVKAGL, encoded by the coding sequence ATGGTTGTCCGCCGCCTCCCTCCCCTGCGCGCCCTCGAGGCCTTCATGCGGGTCGTGCGGCTCGGCTCCGCCCGCGCGGCGGCGGACGAGCTGGCGCTCAGCCCGTCGGCCCTGTCCCGACGGATAACCAATCTGGAAGAATTCGTCGGGAAGAAGCTGTTCACGCGCGCGCACCAGGCGATGAAGCTGACCGACGAAGGGCGCCATTTCTATGACGCCGTGCAACCCAAGCTGGAAGAGCTGGCGCTGGCAATCGAAGGCCAGTCGGAAAACCTCTCCCTATTGCGCCTGCACCTCGGCGTGCTGCCGTTGTTCGGCAGCCAACGCCTGTTCCCGCGCCTCGCCGAATTGCGCCGGATGCACCCGCGCCTGCATATCGACATCGATACCGGCGCGCATCTGGAGGACCGGGTCGGCGACACGCTGGATGCCGCAATCATCCTCAGCCGCGGCCCCAAATCGGGCCTTCACGCCGTGCGGCTGGACGAGAACAAGGTCCACGCCATTTCCAACGTCGAGGTCGCCAAGTCGCTCGGCGACACGCCGGATCGCGCGATCCTGGAAAAGCAGACCTTCCTCATCCACAACGAGCTGCCCGAAAGCTTTACCGCGTGGAAGGAAGAGCTCGGCATGCGGGACCTGGAGCCTGCCGCCATCGACCAGTTCGATTCCGGCCAGCTGATGCTGGAGGCCGCCGCACAGGGCCTCGGCATCGCCATCATGCACGACGACCACCGCCGCCGCGCCGCCGACCCCCGGCTGACCGACCTGTTCGATTTCGAAGTCGACAGCCCTTATAGCTACTGGTTCGTCTGCAAGCCCATGGCACTGGAACAACGCCCCGTGCGCCTGTTCCACGACTGGCTGGTCAAGGCAGGGCTGTGA
- the nudC gene encoding NAD(+) diphosphatase has product MAAPAVAFSGSPLDRADNIRCDPDALGGLMDWRARLLKLDGLIPDIADDGTLEWGTLADAADDAELVFLGLLDGKACFAAVPEEGAGGPADPRAWQVLGLLQPADLALYGGARSLVDWHARHRFCARCGSPTKPAKGGWQRNCPACGAEHFPRTDPVTIMLVEHEDRLLLGRQPRFPPRMYSALAGFVEPGETIEEAVAREVLEEAGVTVHDVEYVASQPWPFPSQLMIGCHAKASDDALIIDQTELDDARWFTRAELLEARGAGPQGNDTIIYPRPFAIARTLIDWWLDL; this is encoded by the coding sequence ATGGCGGCACCTGCCGTAGCATTTTCCGGCAGCCCGCTGGACCGGGCGGACAATATCCGCTGCGATCCCGATGCGCTGGGTGGCCTGATGGACTGGCGCGCGCGGCTGCTGAAGCTCGACGGGCTGATACCCGACATCGCCGACGACGGGACGCTGGAATGGGGCACGCTGGCGGATGCGGCGGACGATGCGGAGCTGGTTTTCCTCGGCCTGCTGGACGGCAAGGCATGCTTCGCCGCCGTGCCGGAAGAGGGCGCCGGCGGCCCTGCGGACCCTCGCGCCTGGCAGGTCCTCGGCCTGCTGCAACCCGCCGACCTCGCGCTTTACGGCGGGGCGCGCAGCCTGGTGGACTGGCATGCGCGGCACCGTTTCTGTGCTCGCTGCGGTTCGCCGACCAAGCCCGCGAAAGGCGGCTGGCAGCGCAATTGCCCGGCGTGTGGGGCGGAGCATTTCCCGCGCACCGATCCCGTCACCATCATGCTCGTCGAGCACGAAGATCGCCTGCTGCTCGGCCGCCAGCCGCGTTTTCCCCCGCGCATGTATTCCGCGCTTGCCGGCTTCGTCGAGCCGGGGGAGACGATCGAGGAGGCGGTGGCCCGTGAGGTGCTCGAAGAAGCGGGCGTGACGGTTCACGATGTCGAATACGTCGCCAGCCAGCCGTGGCCTTTCCCCTCGCAGCTGATGATCGGCTGCCATGCAAAGGCGAGCGACGATGCATTGATTATCGACCAAACCGAATTGGACGATGCGCGTTGGTTCACGCGGGCCGAGTTGCTTGAAGCGCGCGGTGCCGGGCCGCAGGGGAACGACACGATCATATACCCGCGCCCCTTCGCCATTGCGCGCACCCTCATCGACTGGTGGCTGGACCTGTGA
- a CDS encoding A/G-specific adenine glycosylase, with amino-acid sequence MSATADIAGTLLHWYDVHARTLPWRAPPGSPAPDPYRVWLSEVMLQQTTVPAVKPYFEAFTLRWPTVEALAAASEEDVMAAWAGLGYYSRARNLVACSRAVAERGGFPDKEAELRKLPGLGAYTAAAVAAIAFGQRAVVVDANLERVVSRLFAISEPLPGARKAIRARTDEITPDTRSGDFAQAMMDLGSGICTARDPKCLLCPVSAHCEGRRAGDPARFPVKAPKKAKPHRTGTAYFIERDGEVLLATRQGTGMLGGMRALPDDGWSARSDGDGVPPIDEDWSDAGVVSQGFTHFTLDMAVRFARVSDASLDGEWWPIERLDDAGLPTLFAKAAARALADR; translated from the coding sequence GTGAGCGCCACCGCCGACATCGCCGGAACATTGCTGCATTGGTACGATGTCCACGCCCGCACATTGCCCTGGCGCGCGCCGCCGGGATCGCCTGCGCCCGACCCGTACCGGGTGTGGCTGTCCGAAGTGATGCTGCAGCAGACGACCGTTCCGGCGGTGAAGCCATATTTTGAAGCCTTTACCTTGCGCTGGCCGACCGTGGAGGCCCTGGCGGCGGCGAGCGAGGAGGACGTCATGGCGGCGTGGGCGGGGCTCGGCTATTATTCGCGCGCCCGTAACCTCGTCGCCTGTTCCCGCGCGGTGGCGGAGCGTGGGGGTTTTCCGGACAAAGAGGCGGAACTGCGCAAGCTGCCGGGGTTGGGCGCTTATACAGCAGCTGCGGTCGCGGCGATCGCCTTCGGCCAGCGGGCGGTCGTGGTGGACGCGAATTTGGAGCGGGTGGTGTCGCGCCTGTTCGCGATATCCGAGCCGCTTCCCGGCGCGCGCAAGGCGATCCGGGCGCGCACGGACGAGATTACGCCGGACACGCGCTCCGGCGACTTTGCGCAGGCGATGATGGACCTTGGCTCCGGCATCTGTACGGCGCGCGATCCGAAGTGTTTGTTGTGTCCCGTGTCCGCCCACTGCGAGGGCAGGCGAGCAGGCGATCCGGCTCGCTTCCCGGTAAAGGCACCGAAGAAGGCCAAGCCGCACCGCACCGGCACCGCCTATTTTATCGAGCGGGACGGCGAGGTCTTGCTGGCTACGCGTCAAGGCACGGGAATGCTTGGCGGGATGCGCGCACTACCCGACGACGGCTGGAGCGCGCGGAGTGACGGCGACGGTGTGCCGCCGATCGACGAAGACTGGAGCGATGCGGGTGTCGTGAGCCAAGGCTTCACGCACTTCACGCTCGACATGGCGGTGCGATTTGCCCGCGTCAGCGATGCATCGCTGGATGGCGAGTGGTGGCCGATCGAGCGGCTGGACGATGCGGGCCTGCCGACACTCTTCGCGAAAGCGGCCGCGCGGGCGCTAGCCGATCGTTAG
- a CDS encoding DsbA family oxidoreductase — translation MSERVTIDIWSDVMCPWCLVGWGQLSRALETLEGEIDAEIRWLPFELNPDMPEEGEERTAHIARKYGRTMEQSHDVQGHMRAMAEEAGVSLDYSGGETPEPAAMMWNTFLAHKLLGWALATAGTEAQTRLKLALFAAHFHHRRKIGEAEVLLDIAAEEGFDRAEAAAALADEQLGQMIRMEERHAFDLNITGVPAMVVDGKFQIPGAQGAETYETELRRVVAKRAS, via the coding sequence GTGAGCGAGCGGGTCACCATCGACATCTGGTCCGATGTCATGTGCCCCTGGTGCCTTGTCGGCTGGGGCCAGCTGTCGCGCGCGCTGGAGACCCTAGAGGGCGAAATCGACGCCGAGATCCGCTGGCTCCCGTTCGAGCTGAACCCCGACATGCCGGAAGAGGGCGAGGAGCGCACAGCGCATATCGCCCGCAAATACGGCCGCACGATGGAACAGTCGCACGACGTGCAAGGGCACATGCGCGCGATGGCGGAAGAAGCCGGCGTCAGCCTCGATTATTCGGGCGGCGAAACGCCCGAACCGGCGGCGATGATGTGGAACACCTTCCTGGCGCACAAACTGCTCGGCTGGGCGCTGGCAACGGCAGGGACCGAGGCGCAGACCCGGCTGAAGCTTGCGCTGTTTGCCGCCCATTTCCACCATCGGCGCAAGATCGGGGAGGCCGAAGTCCTGCTCGATATCGCCGCGGAGGAAGGGTTCGATCGCGCGGAAGCGGCCGCTGCGCTGGCGGACGAGCAACTGGGCCAGATGATCCGCATGGAGGAACGCCACGCTTTCGACCTCAACATCACCGGCGTCCCGGCGATGGTCGTGGACGGCAAGTTCCAGATCCCCGGCGCTCAGGGCGCCGAAACATACGAAACCGAGCTCCGCCGGGTGGTGGCGAAGCGCGCTTCGTAA
- a CDS encoding DUF721 domain-containing protein, with product MEHGDGNPGKGSGKGKTAPKAYERPRGRGARQIADLMPHVGRSAFRRFGFVQSSVVTRWPEIVGTTHARVCAPEAIRFPPGEKADGILQLVVLPAHAPLIQHVIPEIMERVNRFFGYRAVAKVKIRQGEVQPPAAEKPRAAPPSLKPIPMELGESLRDIGDPELRSVLEGLARSLGDNGGDNGGEKEDGKA from the coding sequence ATGGAACACGGCGACGGAAACCCCGGCAAGGGTAGTGGAAAAGGCAAGACTGCGCCCAAGGCGTACGAACGGCCGCGCGGCCGCGGTGCGCGCCAGATTGCCGACCTGATGCCCCATGTCGGCCGCAGCGCATTCCGCCGTTTCGGCTTCGTCCAGTCCAGCGTCGTCACCCGCTGGCCGGAGATCGTCGGCACCACCCACGCCCGCGTCTGCGCGCCCGAAGCGATCCGCTTCCCGCCGGGCGAAAAGGCCGACGGCATCCTGCAGCTTGTCGTGCTGCCCGCCCACGCCCCGCTCATCCAGCACGTCATCCCCGAAATCATGGAGCGGGTGAACCGCTTCTTCGGCTATCGCGCCGTCGCCAAGGTCAAGATCCGGCAAGGCGAGGTTCAGCCGCCGGCTGCTGAAAAGCCGCGCGCGGCGCCGCCTTCGCTCAAGCCCATCCCCATGGAGCTGGGCGAAAGCCTGCGCGACATCGGCGATCCGGAACTGCGCAGCGTGCTGGAAGGCCTCGCCCGCAGCTTGGGCGACAATGGGGGCGACAACGGCGGCGAGAAGGAGGACGGCAAGGCGTGA
- a CDS encoding serine hydrolase domain-containing protein translates to MAYRSFEDVTLSRRALFRSGALFAGGAAVAASPIGAGVAWADHHKAAGAAMWPNVAATVADYVSTGKVANMQAVLGFGQADPVIISDGLTQFATGTPVDGDTLYRIYSQTKPITGMATMMLIDDGLIGLDQPLAEIIPAFADTKVQIEYDGSIEEDNLQPQARPVTIRHLLTHTSGLGYGIVQKGPIAAAYAARGLGAGQVTKLPLPGIGGVPEKITLETFANRLASLPLVHQPGTKWSYSVGLDLLGRVIEVASGMSFDSFLRTRLFEPAGMDSTFFRVPDSEKERLTTNYGIDNGTPLPLDLAADSIFLDEPAFPYGGSGLVSSPRDYDRFLRMLLGNGMLDGKRVMGELAVRVGTSNLLPRGVETAGTWIEGQGFGAGGRVQTDNGMHAYGWGGAAGTVGFVEFTSGLRAGLYTQYMPAEAYPIQRGYPEIVLRDLAAMRGM, encoded by the coding sequence ATGGCCTATCGCTCTTTCGAAGATGTCACCCTGTCGCGGCGCGCGCTGTTTCGCTCCGGCGCCCTGTTTGCAGGGGGCGCGGCCGTTGCCGCATCGCCGATCGGCGCAGGCGTCGCATGGGCCGATCATCACAAGGCGGCAGGGGCGGCGATGTGGCCCAACGTCGCGGCCACGGTGGCGGACTACGTCTCCACCGGGAAGGTCGCCAACATGCAGGCGGTCCTCGGTTTCGGGCAGGCCGACCCTGTAATCATCTCTGACGGCCTGACGCAATTTGCCACCGGGACGCCAGTCGACGGGGACACGCTCTATCGCATCTATTCGCAGACCAAGCCGATCACCGGCATGGCCACGATGATGCTGATCGACGACGGGCTGATTGGCCTGGATCAGCCGCTGGCGGAGATCATTCCCGCCTTCGCCGACACCAAGGTGCAGATCGAGTATGATGGCAGCATCGAGGAAGACAATCTCCAGCCGCAGGCACGCCCGGTTACCATCCGCCACTTGCTGACCCACACGTCGGGCCTGGGGTACGGCATCGTCCAGAAGGGCCCGATCGCCGCCGCCTATGCCGCCCGCGGGCTGGGCGCGGGGCAGGTGACGAAGCTACCCCTGCCCGGCATCGGCGGCGTCCCGGAGAAGATCACCCTCGAAACCTTTGCCAACCGCCTCGCCAGCCTGCCGCTGGTCCACCAGCCGGGCACGAAGTGGAGCTATTCCGTCGGCCTCGATCTGCTCGGCCGCGTCATCGAGGTGGCGAGCGGGATGAGCTTCGACAGTTTCCTGCGCACCCGCCTGTTCGAACCGGCCGGCATGGACAGCACCTTCTTCCGCGTCCCGGACAGCGAGAAGGAGCGCCTGACCACCAACTACGGTATCGACAACGGGACCCCGTTGCCGCTCGACCTCGCTGCGGACTCGATCTTCCTCGACGAACCGGCCTTCCCCTATGGCGGGTCGGGCCTCGTCAGCAGCCCGCGCGATTACGACCGTTTCCTGCGAATGCTGCTAGGCAACGGCATGCTCGACGGCAAGCGGGTGATGGGCGAACTTGCCGTGCGCGTCGGGACCAGCAACCTCCTGCCGCGCGGCGTGGAGACGGCAGGCACGTGGATCGAAGGCCAGGGCTTCGGCGCCGGCGGCAGGGTGCAGACCGACAACGGCATGCACGCCTACGGCTGGGGCGGCGCTGCGGGCACGGTCGGCTTCGTCGAATTCACCAGCGGGCTGCGGGCGGGCCTTTACACCCAGTACATGCCGGCAGAAGCCTATCCCATCCAGCGCGGCTATCCGGAAATCGTCCTGCGGGATCTCGCCGCCATGCGCGGGATGTAG
- a CDS encoding DUF1489 family protein — protein sequence MPLHLTKIAFGAQSFGDIESWYAQRRSPNLTTCYRPTRWEECIGGSLYWIHQHNIVARSEILGFSETQSGRWSIDLEPRLVPVLPRPKRAHQGWRYLKGEPPRDLEEGEDIGDVIPGKLAGKLQRLGLI from the coding sequence ATGCCGCTCCATTTGACCAAGATCGCCTTCGGCGCGCAGTCTTTCGGCGATATCGAAAGCTGGTACGCGCAGCGGCGCAGCCCCAACCTGACCACGTGCTATCGCCCCACGCGATGGGAGGAATGCATCGGCGGGTCGCTCTACTGGATCCACCAGCACAATATCGTCGCCCGCAGCGAAATTCTGGGTTTCTCCGAAACGCAGAGCGGGCGCTGGTCGATCGACCTAGAACCGCGGTTAGTGCCGGTCCTGCCCCGCCCCAAGCGCGCGCACCAGGGCTGGCGCTACCTCAAGGGCGAACCGCCGCGCGACCTGGAGGAAGGCGAGGACATCGGCGATGTCATCCCCGGCAAGCTCGCCGGCAAGTTGCAGAGACTTGGCCTGATCTGA
- a CDS encoding DUF4168 domain-containing protein — MTYLKTIFAVLALTAAPAAATAQDAAMAPAEASGPVTEAEMSGFVDAAIVLAQLRDDAGKTNAEKQQLMAAMLQQGGLSVARFNYIGQRIQTDEALMARFNAEVAERSAAQAG; from the coding sequence ATGACCTATCTCAAGACCATTTTCGCCGTACTGGCCCTCACCGCCGCGCCGGCTGCCGCCACCGCGCAGGATGCGGCGATGGCCCCCGCCGAGGCAAGCGGGCCGGTCACCGAGGCCGAAATGAGCGGCTTCGTCGACGCGGCAATCGTCCTTGCGCAGCTGCGTGACGATGCCGGCAAGACCAATGCGGAAAAGCAGCAACTGATGGCGGCCATGTTACAGCAAGGTGGCCTTTCGGTCGCGCGCTTCAATTATATCGGCCAGCGTATCCAGACCGACGAAGCACTGATGGCCCGTTTCAATGCGGAGGTGGCCGAGCGGAGCGCGGCCCAAGCGGGCTAG
- a CDS encoding thioredoxin domain-containing protein → MTIRTALKSATLAALALTLAACNSDDTGEGPPSGDAIDAIEAPAGQSWVETASETPEGGIVVGNPDAPIKLVEYASHTCGACAQFSQTGAASIENDYVASGRVSYEIRNLIRDPLDLTIALGARCGAEESFHPIANQAWGDFQNIMQTAYANEAAYNAALQQPPERRFVALAQLAGLPQFFAQRGISADQLATCLADTDKAAEIYKNSNDQAAELNITGTPTFFLNGRRVDENSWPKIEEALKNAGAR, encoded by the coding sequence ATGACGATCCGCACCGCTTTGAAATCCGCAACCCTTGCCGCGCTGGCGCTGACGCTGGCCGCGTGCAATTCGGACGATACCGGCGAAGGCCCGCCGAGCGGCGATGCCATCGACGCGATCGAGGCCCCCGCAGGGCAGAGCTGGGTCGAAACCGCAAGCGAGACCCCCGAAGGCGGCATCGTGGTCGGCAACCCCGATGCACCGATCAAGCTGGTTGAATACGCCAGCCACACTTGCGGGGCCTGCGCCCAGTTCTCCCAGACCGGCGCCGCGTCCATCGAAAACGATTACGTCGCTTCGGGCCGGGTCAGCTATGAAATCCGCAACCTGATCCGCGACCCGCTCGACCTCACTATCGCCCTTGGCGCGCGGTGCGGCGCGGAGGAATCGTTCCACCCTATCGCCAACCAGGCGTGGGGCGACTTCCAGAACATCATGCAGACGGCCTACGCCAATGAAGCCGCCTACAACGCGGCCTTGCAGCAGCCGCCGGAGCGCCGCTTCGTGGCGCTGGCGCAGCTCGCCGGCCTGCCCCAGTTCTTCGCCCAGCGCGGCATTTCCGCCGACCAGCTCGCCACCTGCCTTGCCGATACGGACAAGGCTGCGGAAATTTACAAGAATTCCAACGATCAGGCGGCAGAGCTCAACATCACCGGCACCCCGACCTTCTTCCTGAATGGTCGCCGCGTCGATGAGAACAGCTGGCCGAAGATCGAAGAAGCCCTCAAGAACGCGGGCGCCCGCTAG